A window of Actinomadura rubteroloni contains these coding sequences:
- a CDS encoding alpha/beta fold hydrolase translates to MASKRAAGSRRRRLGVAGAVAGAGAAGIGAAVGLRRIAVGRVRLRPDPDAEEEFGLRRGTPVPVLAPDGLPLHVEVEGPDDAPLTIVFCHGYCLNLHTWHYQRRDLPRQLGDGVRFVYWDQRSHGRSGRADPLSATIDQTGEDLAAVLAATVPSGGRVLLVGHSMGTMTIMALAAAHPALFAEQVAGVVLVNTSAGDLKEMTLGLPLVLAKLLRPITPGTLRGLGRRADLVDRVRGAGADLAFFVTRKMAFADRYVSPSVVDFVEQMIRRTPIDVIAEFYPTLMDHDKTAALPVVAGRPAVVLVAGADRFTPAAHGRAVAAALDAELIEIEEAGHVLPLEFPGAVTGAVRRLAERLLAEPKERSA, encoded by the coding sequence ATGGCTAGCAAGCGCGCGGCGGGGAGCCGCCGCCGGAGACTGGGCGTGGCCGGTGCGGTCGCGGGCGCCGGCGCCGCCGGGATCGGCGCGGCGGTCGGGCTGCGGCGGATCGCGGTCGGCCGGGTGCGGCTGCGCCCCGACCCCGACGCCGAGGAGGAGTTCGGCCTGCGGCGCGGCACGCCGGTGCCGGTGCTCGCGCCGGACGGGCTGCCGCTGCACGTCGAGGTCGAGGGCCCCGACGACGCGCCGCTCACGATCGTCTTCTGCCACGGCTACTGCCTGAACCTGCACACCTGGCACTACCAGCGCCGGGACCTGCCGCGCCAGCTCGGCGACGGCGTCCGGTTCGTCTACTGGGACCAGCGCAGCCACGGCCGGTCCGGCCGCGCGGACCCGCTGTCGGCCACGATCGACCAGACCGGCGAGGACCTGGCGGCCGTGCTCGCCGCGACCGTCCCGTCCGGCGGCCGGGTACTGCTCGTCGGGCACTCGATGGGCACGATGACGATCATGGCGCTGGCCGCCGCGCATCCCGCGCTGTTCGCCGAGCAGGTCGCGGGCGTCGTGCTGGTCAACACGTCGGCGGGGGACCTGAAGGAGATGACGCTCGGGCTGCCGCTGGTGCTCGCGAAGCTGCTGCGTCCGATCACCCCGGGCACGCTGCGCGGCCTCGGCCGCCGCGCCGACCTCGTGGACCGGGTGCGCGGCGCGGGCGCCGACCTGGCGTTCTTCGTCACGCGGAAGATGGCCTTCGCGGACCGGTACGTCAGCCCGTCCGTGGTGGACTTCGTGGAGCAGATGATCCGCCGCACGCCGATCGACGTGATCGCCGAGTTCTACCCGACGCTGATGGACCACGACAAGACGGCGGCGCTGCCCGTCGTCGCCGGACGTCCGGCGGTCGTGCTCGTCGCCGGGGCGGACCGGTTCACCCCCGCCGCGCACGGCCGGGCGGTCGCGGCGGCGCTGGACGCGGAGCTGATCGAGATCGAGGAGGCCGGGCACGTGCTGCCGCTGGAGTTCCCGGGCGCGGTGACCGGGGCGGTGCGGCGGCTGGCCGAGCGCCTGCTCGCCGAGCCGAAGGAGCGGAGTGCGTGA
- the alr gene encoding alanine racemase — MSSPAQARVDLGAVRGNVALLRERAAGAEVMAMVKAEAYGHGLVPVARAALAGGATWLGVARVAEALALRSAGVTGVPVLVGLSVPGEPYAEAVAADVDLVVGAAWMLDELAAAAPRAGRPARVHLKADTGMTRGGTGPDGWPALVDAVLAAEAAGTVEVVGVMSHFACADEPGHPSIARQLTAFTDMAGHAEKAAGRRLVRHLANSAATLTLPEARFDVVRPGIAIYGLSPIPERGGFGLRPAMTLTADAALVKRVPAGSGVSYGHTFVTERETTLAVVPAGYGDGVPRHGSNLLEVLAAGRRRRIAGRVCMDQFVIDLGDDVLEAGDEVVLFGPGDRGEPTAQDWADALGTISYEIVTRVGFRVPRVYVGGTDG; from the coding sequence ATGAGCAGTCCTGCACAGGCGCGTGTGGACCTCGGCGCCGTCCGCGGCAACGTGGCGCTGCTGCGCGAGCGCGCGGCGGGCGCCGAGGTGATGGCGATGGTCAAGGCCGAGGCGTACGGGCACGGCCTGGTCCCGGTGGCGCGGGCGGCGCTGGCGGGCGGCGCGACCTGGCTGGGCGTCGCGAGGGTCGCCGAGGCGCTCGCGCTGCGCTCGGCCGGGGTCACGGGCGTGCCGGTGCTGGTCGGGCTGAGCGTGCCGGGCGAGCCGTACGCCGAGGCCGTCGCGGCGGACGTGGACCTCGTCGTCGGCGCCGCGTGGATGCTGGACGAACTGGCCGCCGCAGCGCCGCGCGCGGGCCGTCCCGCCCGCGTCCACCTCAAGGCCGACACGGGCATGACGCGCGGCGGCACCGGCCCGGACGGCTGGCCCGCGCTGGTCGACGCGGTGCTCGCGGCCGAGGCGGCGGGGACGGTCGAGGTCGTCGGCGTGATGTCGCACTTCGCCTGCGCGGACGAGCCGGGGCACCCGTCGATCGCCCGGCAGCTCACCGCGTTCACCGACATGGCCGGGCACGCCGAGAAGGCGGCCGGGCGGCGGCTGGTGCGGCATCTGGCGAACTCGGCGGCGACGCTGACGCTGCCCGAGGCGCGGTTCGACGTCGTCCGGCCGGGCATCGCGATCTACGGACTGTCGCCGATCCCCGAGCGCGGCGGGTTCGGGCTGCGGCCCGCGATGACGCTGACGGCCGACGCCGCGTTGGTGAAGCGCGTCCCGGCGGGCTCAGGCGTGTCCTACGGCCACACTTTCGTGACCGAGCGTGAGACGACTCTCGCGGTCGTCCCGGCCGGATACGGCGACGGCGTGCCCCGGCACGGCTCCAACCTGCTGGAAGTCCTCGCCGCCGGGCGCCGCCGCCGCATCGCCGGACGCGTGTGCATGGACCAGTTCGTCATCGACCTCGGGGACGATGTCCTGGAGGCGGGCGACGAGGTGGTCCTGTTCGGACCCGGCGACCGGGGCGAGCCGACCGCGCAGGACTGGGCGGACGCGCTCGGCACCATCTCGTACGAGATCGTCACCCGCGTCGGGTTCCGGGTGCCCCGTGTCTACGTCGGAGGGACCGATGGCTAG